In the genome of Peromyscus eremicus chromosome 1, PerEre_H2_v1, whole genome shotgun sequence, the window GCCCTGTGGAACTTCCAGGCAGGCCTTCAAGCCGTGCCAACCATCGTCGCAGCCGTGGCATCGTGGAAGAATGTTGCTTCCGCCGCTGTGACCTGGCCCTCCTGGAGACATACTGTGCCACCCCCGCTAAGTCTGAGAGGGACGTGTCAACTTCTCTGGCCGTGCTTCCGGTGAGGCTTGGGACAGAGGGCAGATTTTTAGGTAGCGGGGTGGGGTTGAGAGAATGGTGGGGGTGGGACCAAGAGACCATCAGCGTCTTGATTTGGGGTGTTATGGAGTCCACCCACGTTGGCCTCTGCCCACAAACATAGATATTTGTGGGGAGTTGTCATGAGCTGGTGTGActctgggggggtggggtgggggcgtgtGAGACCTGGCTGAATCCTCAGGCTAACGTGCTACCCTGACGCCTGCTGACTAGCGCCTCCTCTTCAGGACGACTTCCCCAGATACCCCGTGGGCAAGTTTTTCCAATATGACACCTGGAGACGGTCCTTCCAACGACTGCGCAGAGGCCTGCCTGCCCTCCTGCGTGCCCGCCGGGGTCGCATGCTCGCCAGAGAG includes:
- the Igf2 gene encoding insulin-like growth factor II isoform X2, producing the protein MGTPVGKSMLVLLVSLAFAWCCIAAYRPSETLCGGELVDTLQFVCSDRGFYFSRPSSRANHRRSRGIVEECCFRRCDLALLETYCATPAKSERDVSTSLAVLPRLLFRTTSPDTPWASFSNMTPGDGPSNDCAEACLPSCVPAGVACSPESSKRSERPSVTVP
- the Igf2 gene encoding insulin-like growth factor II isoform X1, encoding MGTPVGKSMLVLLVSLAFAWCCIAAYRPSETLCGGELVDTLQFVCSDRGFYFSRPSSRANHRRSRGIVEECCFRRCDLALLETYCATPAKSERDVSTSLAVLPDDFPRYPVGKFFQYDTWRRSFQRLRRGLPALLRARRGRMLARELEAFREAKRHRPLIALPPIDPAHGGASSETSSSHQ